A genome region from Yoonia vestfoldensis includes the following:
- a CDS encoding helix-turn-helix transcriptional regulator, with protein sequence MNPVLRHADILRLDAQVHLTRATLTAERPRALHGHDFYELFWVQNGKVRHHLPEGAQTLAEGSVVFIGPGQSHALQGRGDHALVVSLCLHPGLVQALAQRHPSLAGHLFWSANGIAQHHRDMRELAALNHAAVQLERSRCDTIAAEAFLLPLCADLTRDNFPADAPDWLLRACRAARDPAVFRDGAAGLVALTGKAHPHVSRSMRKHFGMTPSDFMNQIRMDHAARALTTDADTVSQIAADCGIPNMSHFHKLFRAAYGDTPLQYRQKRQRRVVQPS encoded by the coding sequence ATGAACCCGGTCCTGCGCCATGCCGATATCCTGCGCCTTGATGCGCAAGTCCATCTGACAAGGGCCACCTTGACGGCGGAACGGCCACGCGCGCTGCATGGGCATGATTTTTACGAATTGTTCTGGGTGCAGAATGGCAAGGTCCGCCATCACCTGCCCGAGGGCGCGCAAACCCTGGCCGAAGGCAGCGTTGTTTTCATCGGCCCCGGCCAGAGCCATGCGCTGCAAGGACGCGGCGACCATGCGCTGGTGGTCTCGCTCTGCCTGCATCCGGGCTTGGTCCAGGCGCTGGCGCAGCGGCATCCGTCGCTGGCGGGGCATCTGTTCTGGTCCGCCAATGGCATCGCCCAGCATCACCGCGACATGCGCGAACTGGCGGCATTGAACCATGCCGCCGTGCAGCTGGAACGCAGCCGCTGTGACACGATCGCGGCCGAGGCGTTCTTGCTGCCGCTTTGTGCTGATCTGACCCGCGACAATTTTCCGGCCGATGCCCCCGACTGGCTGCTGCGGGCCTGCCGCGCGGCGCGTGATCCGGCCGTGTTCCGCGACGGGGCGGCGGGGTTGGTGGCGCTGACCGGCAAGGCGCATCCGCATGTCAGCCGCAGCATGCGCAAGCATTTCGGCATGACCCCGTCCGATTTCATGAACCAGATCCGCATGGATCACGCCGCCCGCGCGCTGACCACCGATGCCGATACAGTAAGCCAGATCGCCGCCGATTGCGGCATCCCGAACATGTCGCATTTTCACAAACTCTTCCGCGCCGCCTATGGCGACACCCCGCTGCAATATCGCCAGAAACGGCAACGTCGGGTCGTGCAGCCGTCATAG
- the rpe gene encoding ribulose-phosphate 3-epimerase gives MTFDRSIKIAPSILSADFANFGAECRAIEAQGADWVHVDVMDGHFVPNITFGPATCAAIRPHIKGVMDVHLMIAPVDPYIEAFAKAGADIITAHVEAGPHIHRSMQAIRGAGAKAGVALNPATPAAAVEYLLDMVDLVCVMTVNPGFGGQKFIHSQVDKVRQLSAMIGDRPIHIEIDGGVDPVTAPLVAAAGADVLVAGSAVFRGGSVSDPAPYGANIRAIRDAARV, from the coding sequence ATGACTTTCGACCGTTCCATCAAGATCGCGCCGTCGATCCTGTCGGCTGATTTTGCCAATTTCGGCGCGGAATGCCGCGCGATCGAGGCGCAGGGCGCCGATTGGGTCCATGTCGATGTGATGGATGGCCATTTCGTGCCCAATATCACCTTTGGCCCTGCCACCTGTGCCGCGATCCGCCCCCATATCAAGGGCGTGATGGATGTGCATCTGATGATCGCCCCCGTCGATCCTTATATCGAGGCTTTTGCCAAGGCCGGGGCCGATATCATCACCGCTCATGTCGAGGCAGGCCCCCATATCCACCGCAGCATGCAGGCGATCCGCGGCGCGGGGGCCAAGGCCGGTGTGGCCTTGAACCCCGCCACGCCCGCCGCTGCGGTGGAATATCTGCTTGATATGGTCGACCTGGTCTGCGTGATGACGGTGAACCCCGGTTTCGGCGGGCAGAAATTCATCCATAGTCAGGTGGACAAGGTCCGCCAGCTGAGCGCCATGATCGGCGACCGCCCCATCCATATCGAGATTGATGGCGGCGTCGATCCTGTGACTGCGCCATTGGTCGCTGCAGCCGGGGCTGATGTGCTGGTCGCCGGATCGGCGGTGTTTCGCGGCGGGTCGGTCAGCGATCCGGCCCCCTATGGTGCCAATATCCGCGCGATCCGTGACGCGGCAAGGGTCTAG
- the deoC gene encoding deoxyribose-phosphate aldolase: protein MQEAPLHQTTTPPTVTHLPQLHLARNAGTTLDLDWVMAVQANTSAIERRAASLPGRRSVKKDYQAAWLCKAISLMDLTTLSGDDSAGRVRRLCAKARQPVRADILDALGMQGLTTGAVCVYHDMVATAVDALAGSGIPVAAVSTGFPAGLSPFHLRIAEIGESVAAGAQEIDIVISRRHVLTGDWQALYDEMQQMRAACGDAHVKAILATGELGTLRNVARASLVCMMAGADFIKTSTGKEPVNATLPVTLTMIRAIRDYHDRTGVMVGYKPAGGISKAKDALVYLSMIKEELGDRWLQPDLFRFGASSLLGDIERQLEHHVTGGYSAQWRHAIG from the coding sequence ATGCAGGAGGCTCCCTTGCACCAAACCACCACCCCGCCCACCGTGACCCATCTGCCGCAATTGCATCTTGCCCGTAACGCAGGCACCACCCTTGACCTTGATTGGGTCATGGCGGTGCAGGCCAATACATCGGCCATCGAACGGCGCGCAGCAAGCCTGCCGGGGCGGCGCAGCGTGAAGAAGGATTATCAGGCGGCGTGGCTATGCAAGGCGATCAGCCTGATGGACCTGACCACATTGTCGGGCGATGACAGCGCGGGCCGCGTGCGCCGCCTGTGCGCCAAGGCGCGCCAGCCGGTGCGCGCGGATATTCTGGACGCTTTGGGCATGCAGGGCCTGACCACGGGGGCAGTCTGCGTCTATCACGACATGGTCGCCACGGCTGTGGATGCGCTGGCAGGCTCGGGCATTCCGGTTGCGGCTGTCAGCACCGGTTTCCCCGCTGGCCTGTCGCCGTTTCATCTGCGCATCGCGGAAATCGGCGAAAGCGTTGCCGCCGGTGCGCAGGAAATCGACATCGTCATCAGCCGCCGCCATGTGCTGACTGGCGACTGGCAAGCGCTTTATGATGAAATGCAGCAAATGCGCGCGGCCTGCGGTGACGCCCATGTCAAGGCGATCCTGGCCACGGGCGAGCTGGGCACATTGCGCAATGTCGCGCGGGCATCCTTGGTCTGCATGATGGCGGGGGCGGATTTCATCAAGACCTCGACCGGCAAGGAACCCGTCAACGCCACCCTGCCCGTCACCCTGACGATGATCCGCGCGATCCGCGATTATCATGACCGGACCGGCGTGATGGTCGGCTACAAACCTGCGGGCGGGATCAGCAAGGCCAAGGATGCGCTGGTGTATCTATCGATGATCAAGGAGGAATTGGGCGACCGCTGGCTGCAACCCGATCTGTTCCGCTTTGGCGCATCCAGCCTGTTGGGCGATATCGAACGGCAACTCGAACACCACGTCACGGGGGGCTATTCCGCCCAGTGGCGGCACGCGATTGGATAA